A region of the Lysobacter sp. K5869 genome:
GTCGCTCCGAGCCGAAGGCCCCGTCTTCGCCGGCGGTCCGTTCCGCCCCGACGCGGCGCCGGCGCAGGACGCGCATTACGCGCGCAAGCCGGTCAAAGTGGTGATCCAACTGCCTTGCCACGACGAGGCCGGGCAACTGCCCGCGACCCTGGCCGCGCTGCCGCGGCGCCTGCCCGGCGTGGACGAGGTGGAATGGCTGGTGATCGACGACGGCTCCAGCGACGACACCGCGCGCGTCGCCCTCGCCCACGGCGCCCACGCGGTGCTGCGCCTGCCGCACAACCGCGGTCTGGCGCGCGCGTTCTGCGCCGGCCTGGAAGCGGCCTGCCGGCGCGGCGCCGACGTGATCGTCAACGTCGACGGCGACAACCAGTACGACGCCGGCGCGATTCCCGAACTGGTCGCGCGCGTGCTCGCCGGCCGCGCCGACATCGTGGTGGGCTGCCGCCCGATCGAGCGCATCGCCCATTTCCCCTGGTGGAAGAAGCGCCTGCAGCGGCTCGGCAGCGCGGTCGTGCGCGCCGCCGCGCACGTGCGCGTGGACGACGCCACCAGCGGCTTCCGCGCCTACAGTCGCGATGCGGCGATGCGGCTCAATGTCTATTCCAGCTACACCTACACCCTGGAAACGCTGATCCAGGCCGGGCAATCGGGCCTGCGCGTGGACGCGCTGCCGGTGGAGGTCAACCCGCCGACCCGGCCCTCGCGCCTGATCCGCAGCGTGCCGCAGTACGTGACCCGCTCGGTGCTGACCATCGTGCGCTCCTTCCTCACTTACCGGCCGCTGGAGTTCTTCCTCGCGCCCTCGGCGCTGAGCATGGCCGCCGGCGCGCTGATCGGCGCGCGCTTCCTCTACCACTACGCCCACGGCGCGGGCGACGGCCACGTGCAGTCGCTGATCCTGTCGGCGCTGCTGATCGTGATCGGCACCATCGGCGCGGCGGTCGGCTTGCTGGCCAATCAGCTGGTGGTCAACCGGCGCTTGCTGGAGGAACAGCAGCAGAGCCGGCGACGGGCGGAATGGCGGCCGCCGGCGTGACGCCGTACCGTCTGCGTCACCGGGCCCGCCGCCGAAGCCGAAACGCTTGAAGTCGATCTGGTACATCACCCGCAAGTTCCCGCCCTCGCGCGGCGGCATGCAGCAGCTCAGCGCGCGCATCGCCGGCGAAGTGTCCGCGCTGCGGCCGCTGACCCTGGT
Encoded here:
- a CDS encoding glycosyltransferase family 2 protein, which gives rise to MNARRSLRAEGPVFAGGPFRPDAAPAQDAHYARKPVKVVIQLPCHDEAGQLPATLAALPRRLPGVDEVEWLVIDDGSSDDTARVALAHGAHAVLRLPHNRGLARAFCAGLEAACRRGADVIVNVDGDNQYDAGAIPELVARVLAGRADIVVGCRPIERIAHFPWWKKRLQRLGSAVVRAAAHVRVDDATSGFRAYSRDAAMRLNVYSSYTYTLETLIQAGQSGLRVDALPVEVNPPTRPSRLIRSVPQYVTRSVLTIVRSFLTYRPLEFFLAPSALSMAAGALIGARFLYHYAHGAGDGHVQSLILSALLIVIGTIGAAVGLLANQLVVNRRLLEEQQQSRRRAEWRPPA